A portion of the Girardinichthys multiradiatus isolate DD_20200921_A chromosome 23, DD_fGirMul_XY1, whole genome shotgun sequence genome contains these proteins:
- the tmem126a gene encoding transmembrane protein 126A has product MSENTEQKNGPGFSRAAIAEMLMKNFEKLPDIDQKLFMYGPMYLGGNAGLAGLIANSLYRRALNVRAARFVSNLPMAVLPFLTTAALYNAAVSQPLLTGELNCPTCSLIRGALVGVVGGGLYPILLALPLNFGLASRYSSAPLPEKGTILRYSLDISRPVFNKMRAVLLLQALFGTYLGSRHFQSYTKLAQITFGKDEVLQL; this is encoded by the coding sequence ATGTCTGAAAACACCGAGCAGAAGAACGGACCTGGGTTCTCCAGGGCAGCGATTGCTGAGATGTTGATGAAGAACTTTGAGAAGCTGCCTGACATTGATCAGAAGCTCTTCATGTACGGACCCATGTACCTAGGGGGAAACGCCGGGCTTGCGGGGCTGATCGCCAACAGCCTGTACCGGAGGGCTCTGAACGTCCGAGCGGCGCGCTTCGTCTCCAACCTGCCGATGGCCGTGCTGCCCTTCCTCACCACCGCCGCCCTGTACAACGCAGCGGTGTCCCAGCCGCTGCTGACCGGGGAGCTCAACTGCCCCACCTGCTCCCTGATCAGAGGCGCGCTGGTTGGGGTGGTCGGTGGTGGGCTCTACCCGATCCTGCTGGCTTTACCCCTGAATTTCGGCCTTGCATCCAGATACAGCTCGGCTCCGCTGCCAGAGAAGGGCACCATCCTGCGGTACAGTTTGGACATCTCCAGACCCGTCTTTAATAAGATGAGGGCAGTTCTTCTGCTGCAGGCTTTATTCGGCACCTACCTGGGCTCCAGACACTTCCAAAGTTACACCAAGCTGGCCCAGATAACCTTTGGCAAGGATGAAGTACTGCAGCTGTGA
- the LOC124860872 gene encoding ras-GEF domain-containing family member 1C-like, translated as MPQTVCSGTMFTTPSGFSPHLACAEPGEEEEEEAPQESPGPAACLTDGPPFTSASLETLIQNLVPTADYYPEKAYVFTLLLSARLFIPPSELLSRVCELCIKQQQLDQSPLDTVKVRKFGPKILQLLTEWTETFPSDFRDEKMVGHLKDIIRRIAPCDEAYWKTLNQMLQKLNQRLALMSQGEESFFKVSLNASSISDKLVAFKTKPPPIQKDILSICNDPYMLAQQLTHVELEHLSHIGPEEFVQAFVQKDPLDGTQQPSFSEQKKTSNLEAYVRWFNRLCYLVATEICMPAKKKQRATVIEFFIDVARECFNIGNFNSLMAIISGMNMTPVSRLKKTWSKTKTAKYFILEHQMDPTGNFYNYRTALRGAAHRSQTANSNREKIVIPFFSLLIKDIYFLNEGCANRLPNGHVNFEKFMELARQVGEFMTWKQVECPFEEDRAILLYLHTAPIFSEDGLYLASYESESPENQVEKDRWKALRSNVLAKT; from the exons ATGCCCCAGACTGTGTGCTCAGGCACCATGTTTACCACTCCCAGTGGTTTCAGCCCCCACCTGGCCTGCGCTGAGCCtggggaggaggaagaggaggaagcccCTCAGGAGAGCCCCGGGCCAGCGGCTTGTCTGACTGACGGTCCCCCTTTCACCTCTGCTTCCCTGGAGACCCTGATCCAGAACCTGGTCCCCACTGCGGACTACTACCCGGAG AAAGCCTATGTATTTACACTCTTGCTGAGCGCCCGTCTGTTCATTCCTCCTTCCGAGCTGCTCTCCAGGGTGTGCGAGCTGTGCatcaagcagcagcagctggatCAGAGCCCGCTTGACACG GTTAAAGTACGCAAGTTTGGTCCTAAGATCCTGCAGCTGCTGACAGAATGGACGGAAACATTCCCATCAGACTTCAGGGACGAGAAGATGGTCGGACACCTTAAAGACATCATCCGCAGGATAGCTCCATGTGATGAG GCGTACTGGAAAACTCTAAACCAGATGCTGCAGAAGCTGAACCAGAGGTTGGCCCTGATGAGCCAGGGGGAAGAGAGCTTCTTCAAGGTCTCCCTCAACGCTTCCTCCATCTCTGACAAGCTTGTGGCTTTCAAGACCAAGCCCCCACCTATCCAGAAGGACATTCTCTCCATCTGCAATGACCCCTACATGCTGGCACAGCAGCTCACCCACGTGGAGCTA GAGCATTTAAGCCATATCGGACCGGAGGAGTTTGTCCAAGCTTTTGTTCAGAAAGATCCTCTGGATGGAACACAG CAGCCATCTTTCAGCGAGCAGAAGAAAACCTCCAACCTTGAAGCCTACGTCAGGTGGTTCAACAGACTGTGCTACCTGGTAGCAACAGAGATCTGCATG CCAgcgaagaagaagcagagagcCACAGTGATTGAGTTCTTCATCGATGTGGCCAGAGAGTGTTTCAACATTGGAAACTTCAACTCCCTGATGGCCATCATCT CTGGTATGAACATGACTCCTGTATCACGACTAAAGAAGACATGGAGCAAAACCAAAACTGCCAAATACTTCATTCTTGAG CATCAGATGGATCCCACAGGAAACTTTTACAACTACAGGACTGCCCTGAGGGGTGCCGCCCATCGCTCTCAGACTGCCAACAGCAACAGAGAAAAG ATTGTGATTCCCTTCTTCAGCCTGCTGATTAAAGACATTTATTTCCTGAATGAAGGCTGCGCCAACCGCCTGCCTAACGGCCACGTCAACTTCGAG AAATTTATGGAGTTGGCTCGACAAGTTGGAGAGTTCATGACATGGAAACAGGTGGAGTGTCCATTTGAGGAGGATCGGGCCATCCTGCTCTACCTTCATACTGCTCCCATCTTCAGCGAGGACG GACTCTACCTTGCATCGTATGAAAGTGAAAGTCCTGAGAACCAGGTGGAGAAGGACAGATGGAAAGCACTCAG gtcGAACGTTCTGGCAAAGACATGA